The following coding sequences lie in one Bacteroidota bacterium genomic window:
- a CDS encoding beta-lactamase family protein — MRARGWGLLIWGLVVTGVAFAQPVLRSDQIRRVEAIFAPWDRTDSPGLGLAIVWEGRIRYWRGFGMADLEHRVPITDSTRFVLASVSKQFTAFAVHLLAAEGRLDLDGDVRQYIPELAHLKARITVRHLLHHTSGLRESLDLARLAGWRPEDVLTMSDVLRLAYGQRELNFEPGTAYAYCNLGYVLLAELVRRVSGQSLGVFARKRIFEPLDMRDTFFHEDYRMITPNRAQSYARTQDGWVKVHYPYGTVGSGGLVSTLRDLAKWDENFYTHTVGGAKLLQALQERGRLADGRELNYASGLMIGSYRGLVAVWHTGSIAGYRAILFRLPEARFSVIILANASNVNTLALAHQVADIVLEDRFPQPARAEAAEEPSVRPPRTVSRPSREQLRAYEGFYYSPELEVFYRIALVGDSLRLRHPKEEWTLLPLEEDVFQLPVGRVEFLRDPQGRVLEMRLSTGRTRNLRFLRAEVRYGLSSGSGGA, encoded by the coding sequence ATGAGAGCCAGGGGATGGGGACTGCTTATCTGGGGGCTTGTCGTAACCGGCGTGGCCTTCGCCCAGCCTGTGCTGCGGTCGGATCAAATCCGCCGCGTTGAGGCCATCTTCGCCCCGTGGGATCGGACCGATAGCCCCGGTTTGGGTTTGGCCATCGTCTGGGAGGGGCGGATCCGATACTGGCGCGGCTTCGGGATGGCCGACCTGGAGCATCGGGTGCCGATTACGGACTCTACACGCTTTGTGCTCGCCTCGGTCAGCAAGCAATTTACGGCTTTCGCCGTGCACTTGCTCGCCGCCGAGGGGCGCCTTGATCTGGACGGGGACGTGCGCCAGTATATTCCCGAATTGGCCCATCTTAAGGCGCGCATCACGGTGCGTCACCTGTTGCACCACACCAGCGGCCTGCGAGAGTCGCTAGATCTTGCGCGCCTGGCCGGATGGCGCCCCGAGGATGTGCTGACCATGTCCGACGTGCTGCGTTTGGCCTATGGCCAACGGGAGCTCAACTTCGAGCCCGGAACCGCATACGCCTACTGCAATCTCGGCTACGTGCTCCTGGCCGAGCTTGTGCGCCGGGTGAGCGGTCAGTCCTTGGGGGTCTTTGCCCGCAAGCGGATCTTCGAGCCCCTGGATATGCGGGATACGTTTTTTCACGAGGACTACCGGATGATCACCCCCAACCGGGCCCAATCTTATGCGCGCACGCAAGACGGCTGGGTCAAGGTGCACTACCCTTACGGTACGGTGGGATCTGGAGGCCTAGTGAGCACGTTGCGGGATCTGGCCAAGTGGGATGAGAACTTCTACACGCACACGGTGGGCGGGGCTAAGCTCCTGCAAGCCTTGCAGGAGCGGGGACGCTTGGCGGACGGCCGGGAGTTAAATTACGCCTCGGGGCTCATGATCGGCTCCTACAGGGGTCTTGTCGCCGTCTGGCATACGGGCAGCATCGCCGGATACCGCGCGATTCTGTTTCGGTTGCCTGAGGCGCGCTTTAGCGTGATCATATTGGCCAACGCTTCAAACGTAAACACGTTGGCCCTGGCGCACCAGGTGGCCGATATCGTGTTGGAGGATCGCTTTCCCCAGCCGGCCCGCGCAGAGGCCGCAGAGGAGCCCTCCGTCAGACCACCCCGAACGGTTAGTAGGCCCTCGCGCGAGCAGCTTCGCGCCTATGAGGGCTTCTACTATAGCCCAGAGCTAGAGGTCTTCTACCGCATCGCCTTGGTGGGCGATAGCCTTCGGCTGCGGCATCCCAAAGAAGAGTGGACGCTTCTGCCCCTGGAGGAAGACGTTTTTCAGCTACCCGTGGGCCGCGTAGAGTTTTTGCGCGACCCGCAGGGACGCGTGCTTGAGATGCGCTTGAGCACCGGGCGCACGCGCAACCTGCGTTTTCTGCGCGCAGAAGTGCGCTACGGATTGTCTTCTGGTAGCGGGGGGGCGTAG
- a CDS encoding histone H1 has product MSRFEELRGFVESLEKDFRAFYEKGNKAAGTRLRKAMQELKAKAQAIRVEVQQIKNQQKGA; this is encoded by the coding sequence ATGAGCCGCTTTGAGGAGCTCAGAGGCTTCGTGGAGTCCTTGGAAAAGGACTTTCGGGCTTTTTACGAGAAGGGGAACAAAGCGGCCGGTACCCGGCTGCGCAAAGCCATGCAGGAGCTGAAGGCCAAAGCTCAGGCGATTCGGGTGGAAGTGCAGCAGATTAAAAACCAACAAAAAGGCGCCTAA
- a CDS encoding MBL fold metallo-hydrolase: MMELGGISIFGLQEGLYEVAGDKRFQPVQEGAPRRPGALRVTVRPFLVIAPGHITLLDTGLGGWGSEGWGELYANLEAHGVEPEDISCVVLTHLHPDHVGGALLEEDGFWQLAFPAAEYVIQRAEWDYARIRPHKPPLEPLLRLLERSDQLRLVEGSMALNAHLELELTGGHTPGHQAIWVHGRDGSALLAGDVLASLSQFGRRFRAKYDTDPERAYAWRTALTKRLRDRAGTVVLFYHGLHPTAIRVFPQAGTEGAYWEEVTL, encoded by the coding sequence ATGATGGAGCTGGGCGGGATCTCGATCTTCGGCTTGCAGGAAGGCCTCTATGAGGTAGCGGGCGATAAGCGGTTCCAGCCCGTTCAAGAGGGGGCCCCCCGCCGGCCAGGTGCGCTACGTGTGACCGTGCGCCCGTTTCTCGTGATCGCTCCGGGCCATATAACCTTGTTGGATACGGGTCTGGGTGGCTGGGGATCGGAGGGATGGGGGGAGCTGTACGCCAATCTAGAGGCTCATGGCGTAGAGCCGGAGGACATAAGCTGTGTTGTGCTTACCCATTTGCATCCCGACCACGTCGGAGGGGCTTTGCTCGAGGAGGACGGCTTCTGGCAGCTTGCCTTTCCGGCGGCTGAGTACGTCATACAGCGCGCCGAATGGGACTACGCTCGCATCCGCCCTCATAAGCCCCCCCTAGAGCCGTTACTCCGGCTCCTAGAACGATCCGATCAGCTGCGGCTTGTGGAGGGCTCCATGGCCTTAAACGCCCACCTGGAGCTGGAACTCACCGGGGGGCACACGCCAGGGCATCAGGCCATCTGGGTGCACGGACGCGACGGCTCGGCTCTGCTAGCCGGGGACGTGCTCGCTAGCCTGTCCCAGTTCGGGCGTCGATTCCGCGCCAAATACGACACGGACCCGGAGCGGGCGTACGCCTGGCGCACGGCTCTCACAAAACGCCTCCGAGATCGGGCCGGAACGGTTGTGCTCTTCTATCATGGCCTACATCCGACGGCTATCCGCGTCTTCCCCCAAGCTGGGACGGAAGGAGCGTACTGGGAAGAGGTAACCCTCTAA
- a CDS encoding PhoH family protein, translating to MIERRFTVTSSQPLLLFGFNDQFLRKIERTFPALQLIARGKEVILRGQAAEVEQAERILLEMQYVLNRTGQLYEQDVDTVIELVTGGRSPSHGEAEEVILYTYNGGAVVAKTPGQRALVEAARENDIVFAIGPAGTGKTYTAVALALAALQAREVKKIVLTRPAVEAGESLGFLPGDLREKIDPYLRPLYDALEDMLPPDKLRLYLDRNTIEIVPLAYMRGRTLHNAFVILDEAQNATTVQMKMFLTRLGANSRAIITGDVTQTDLPRRSLSGLVQVQEVLAGIEGIAFVYLGREDVVRHRLVQDIIEAYERYRAAYKASGEDTP from the coding sequence TTGATCGAACGCCGCTTTACCGTCACCAGCAGTCAGCCGCTGTTGCTGTTTGGCTTTAACGATCAGTTTCTGCGCAAAATCGAACGCACCTTTCCCGCCTTACAGCTCATCGCACGTGGCAAAGAGGTCATCCTGCGAGGTCAGGCCGCTGAAGTGGAGCAGGCCGAACGGATTCTTTTGGAGATGCAGTATGTGCTCAATCGAACCGGCCAGCTCTACGAACAGGACGTCGACACGGTCATCGAGCTCGTCACCGGGGGGCGATCCCCCAGCCACGGGGAGGCCGAGGAGGTCATCCTGTACACGTACAATGGCGGTGCCGTGGTGGCCAAAACGCCCGGCCAGCGGGCCCTTGTGGAGGCTGCTCGGGAAAACGACATCGTCTTCGCCATCGGTCCAGCCGGAACTGGCAAGACCTATACGGCTGTAGCCCTCGCGCTGGCGGCCCTGCAGGCGCGCGAGGTCAAAAAGATTGTGCTCACGCGTCCAGCTGTCGAGGCCGGCGAAAGTCTGGGCTTTCTTCCGGGCGATCTGCGTGAGAAGATCGACCCTTACCTGCGCCCGCTCTATGATGCGCTGGAGGATATGCTGCCCCCGGACAAGTTGAGGCTGTATCTGGATCGCAACACGATCGAGATCGTGCCTTTGGCTTACATGCGAGGTCGGACCCTGCACAACGCCTTCGTGATCCTGGACGAAGCGCAAAACGCCACCACGGTGCAGATGAAGATGTTCCTCACCCGCCTAGGTGCCAACAGCCGCGCCATCATAACCGGAGACGTAACGCAGACCGATCTGCCGCGGCGCTCTCTTTCGGGCCTAGTGCAGGTTCAAGAGGTGCTAGCCGGCATCGAAGGGATCGCGTTTGTGTACCTGGGCCGCGAAGACGTGGTGCGCCACCGGCTTGTGCAGGATATTATCGAGGCCTACGAGCGCTATCGCGCCGCCTACAAGGCCTCTGGAGAGGACACCCCGTAG
- a CDS encoding SRPBCC family protein, giving the protein MQQVVWLDFAIRAPIDAVYGVFTDPRSWPRGLLCRRSEPAGGWSPGAEFELRVLRYRGRFWIAEHEPPFSWVAEQREGACPECVLGLQCHPLRGRLGTRVHLELSWISKPKWALLDRWLLRPWLGWRLWRWAQGLRRDLEGRYGVSSPEAL; this is encoded by the coding sequence ATGCAGCAGGTAGTGTGGTTGGACTTCGCCATACGGGCCCCGATCGACGCGGTCTATGGGGTTTTTACGGACCCCAGAAGCTGGCCAAGGGGCCTGCTATGCCGAAGGAGCGAGCCCGCCGGAGGCTGGAGCCCGGGCGCGGAGTTTGAACTCCGGGTGCTGCGCTACCGGGGACGCTTTTGGATAGCAGAGCATGAGCCCCCGTTTAGCTGGGTGGCCGAGCAACGGGAAGGGGCTTGTCCGGAGTGCGTGCTGGGACTGCAATGCCATCCTTTGCGCGGACGTCTGGGCACACGCGTGCACCTGGAATTGAGCTGGATATCCAAGCCCAAGTGGGCTTTGCTGGATCGGTGGCTGCTTAGGCCCTGGCTGGGGTGGCGCCTGTGGCGCTGGGCGCAGGGACTGCGGCGCGATCTGGAGGGCCGCTACGGGGTGTCCTCTCCAGAGGCCTTGTAG
- the xerD gene encoding site-specific tyrosine recombinase XerD: MRRDADELLGAYLDFLSAEKHLSPLTQEAYARDLHRYLSYLEAEEVPLERADGATLRRYVATLAEVGLSEVSLARNLAALRGFYRFCIAEGFLRSDPTEAIEPPRLTRRLPVVLEVPEVERLLAAVDTSTLLGVRDRAILELLYATGMRVSELTALEQDQLFLELGFVRLVGKGARERLVPMGRMAIEWAERYQREVRPHLVRRPHRASNRLFLNARGGPMSRMAIWTIVAQAARRAGITKPVSPHTLRHSFATHLLEGGADLRAVQELLGHAFITTTQLYTHLDRTDLIEIHRSCHPRP; the protein is encoded by the coding sequence ATGCGACGGGACGCGGATGAGCTTCTAGGGGCTTATCTGGATTTTCTGAGCGCGGAGAAGCACCTCTCCCCGCTTACGCAGGAGGCTTACGCGCGTGATCTGCATCGTTACCTGAGCTATCTAGAAGCAGAGGAGGTGCCCCTAGAGCGAGCCGACGGCGCGACGCTGCGTCGTTATGTGGCGACCCTTGCGGAAGTGGGGCTGTCGGAAGTATCCCTGGCGCGCAATCTTGCTGCGCTCAGAGGCTTTTACCGCTTCTGCATAGCCGAAGGTTTTCTGCGATCCGACCCCACCGAAGCAATAGAGCCACCCCGCTTGACGCGACGGCTCCCCGTGGTGCTGGAGGTGCCGGAGGTAGAGCGGTTGCTTGCGGCCGTCGACACCTCGACCCTGTTGGGGGTGCGGGACCGGGCCATACTGGAGCTGTTGTACGCCACCGGCATGCGCGTATCCGAACTTACGGCGCTTGAGCAGGATCAGCTCTTTCTGGAATTGGGCTTTGTGCGCCTCGTGGGCAAGGGGGCCCGGGAGCGCCTGGTTCCGATGGGCCGTATGGCCATCGAATGGGCCGAGCGCTATCAGCGGGAGGTGCGGCCGCATCTGGTGCGACGCCCCCACAGAGCCTCAAACCGGCTCTTTCTTAACGCGCGTGGGGGTCCCATGAGCCGCATGGCCATTTGGACGATCGTCGCCCAAGCCGCCCGCCGGGCTGGCATAACCAAGCCTGTCTCCCCGCACACCCTGCGGCACTCCTTTGCCACCCATCTGCTAGAGGGTGGGGCGGACCTGCGGGCCGTGCAGGAGCTCTTGGGGCATGCTTTTATCACAACCACGCAGCTGTATACGCATCTGGACCGAACGGATCTGATCGAGATCCACCGAAGCTGTCATCCGCGCCCCTAA
- a CDS encoding DUF4147 domain-containing protein, translating into MKDVLLQLWQAGLEAVHPEACLPSRLRRHGPYLTWSAGRLRMDRFRAIWVFGIGKAATQVARALLPLIADRLAGGALLTAPEYAADARPLEVLYGAHPLPTPEAESAAWQLWEALGRARPEDLVIWITTGGGSALWALYHEPLRAEEAAQGFWLLQRAGLPIYELNLVRRTLLRWANGGLLERLARTKVLELILCDVPGRRLEAVASGPTYRIPEARKRAIELLRERGLWERLPKAARRALEREPSRQGSASTVLGRICLASAQNALQAMRKRARALGLRAWTLTDRLEGEASEVGRLLALLADGLRPRGRGRVILWAGETTVSLGEQHGLGGRNLELALSAARFLEGRKGVALLSASTDGRDGPTDAAGAVVDGYSTAQARSRGWNLERALREHNSYPLLADLGALILTGPTGTNVADLGALLVWPS; encoded by the coding sequence ATGAAGGACGTGCTGTTGCAGCTCTGGCAGGCCGGGCTGGAGGCTGTGCACCCCGAAGCATGCCTGCCCAGCCGACTGCGGCGCCACGGGCCCTACCTAACGTGGTCCGCCGGGCGTTTGCGCATGGATCGATTTCGGGCTATCTGGGTTTTCGGCATCGGAAAGGCCGCTACTCAGGTTGCACGCGCTTTACTGCCCCTTATCGCGGACCGGCTCGCAGGGGGCGCGCTGCTTACTGCACCGGAGTACGCCGCAGACGCCCGTCCCCTGGAAGTCCTCTACGGAGCACATCCCCTACCTACCCCAGAGGCCGAATCGGCCGCCTGGCAACTCTGGGAGGCCCTGGGGCGAGCACGGCCTGAGGATCTGGTAATCTGGATCACAACAGGGGGCGGCTCGGCGCTTTGGGCCCTGTACCATGAACCCCTGCGGGCGGAAGAGGCCGCGCAAGGCTTCTGGCTCCTTCAGCGCGCCGGGCTTCCGATCTACGAGCTAAACCTGGTGCGACGGACCCTTCTGCGCTGGGCCAATGGGGGCCTGCTGGAGCGCCTAGCTCGCACGAAAGTGCTGGAGCTGATCCTCTGCGACGTGCCCGGTCGAAGGCTAGAGGCCGTGGCCTCGGGTCCCACGTACCGGATTCCCGAGGCCCGGAAGCGGGCCATAGAGCTGCTGCGCGAGCGCGGCCTGTGGGAGCGCCTGCCGAAGGCGGCGCGACGGGCCCTGGAGCGGGAGCCTTCACGGCAGGGCTCTGCGTCTACCGTGCTAGGGCGCATCTGCCTGGCCTCGGCGCAGAACGCGCTTCAGGCCATGCGCAAGCGGGCCCGCGCACTGGGGCTTCGGGCCTGGACGCTCACGGATCGCCTAGAGGGGGAGGCGAGCGAGGTCGGTCGTCTGCTTGCCCTGCTGGCCGACGGGCTTCGGCCTCGAGGCCGAGGCCGCGTGATCCTCTGGGCCGGGGAGACCACGGTGAGCTTGGGAGAACAACACGGACTGGGTGGTCGCAATCTGGAGCTGGCCTTATCCGCGGCGCGCTTCCTTGAGGGCCGCAAGGGGGTTGCGCTTCTATCCGCCAGCACAGACGGCCGCGACGGGCCCACAGACGCGGCAGGGGCCGTAGTGGACGGCTATAGCACGGCGCAGGCCCGCTCCCGGGGTTGGAATCTGGAACGGGCCCTGCGGGAGCACAACAGCTACCCGCTTCTAGCGGACCTTGGTGCCCTTATCCTTACGGGTCCTACGGGCACCAACGTAGCCGATCTTGGAGCCCTGCTTGTATGGCCCAGTTGA
- a CDS encoding HDIG domain-containing protein, which translates to MSEPEAPLAPWRKQPGIRLLLLLLWAGLIWALFPGIETYDFSYQVGDVWRRADVEAPFDFAIYKTEAELEREREQVRRQTPPVFRGHAGASSEARGRLDSLSQRLEEAFAVCRAIRTQPEDSARCRTLREALPLRPASQADWELWEDLWADPGKRRRILYAVQEALEAALERGVVDVPRSAVSAPQIAVRFPESRLERLVPVEGVLDLEGALQAGYQRLDERLDGPSLGLGFALYRAVLQPNWRYDAPQTQVELRARLELISPTRDKVEQGQILIRRGDKITPEAYAQLESLERAYRERAGWSSHLLLRIGQSLLVVAVLLIFWLYLYLFRARIFRDNLQLGLLVLLFGFAMTLHTLASSIAPQARWSVPVALVPILLTVVFDSRLGFFGAVTLALLSGLFWGKDFELALAVLFGSALAVFSVRDITHRGQFFATAGLVFAAHAAVWIGFALLRSAPWEDFGRMLAYIGGNAVLTLLAYPLLWIVERLFRLTTDLTLLELSDTNHPLLRELAIRAPGTFTHTLQVAALAEAAASAVGAHRLLVRVGALYHDIGKMRNPLYFVENQQTFNPHEQLSPEQSAQIVIQHVSDGLELARRYRLPDPVIAFIPMHHGTTLVRYFYEKAREGRPLGEGPLDESRFRYPGPKPRSRETAILMLADGVEAAVKALRQPDPERIERAIERVFQERLADGQLLESPLTFRDLERIKAAFRDQLLAFYHQRVPYPEPESNPSVVEADTKSDATGRG; encoded by the coding sequence GTGTCGGAACCCGAAGCCCCCCTAGCCCCATGGCGTAAACAGCCCGGGATACGGCTGTTGCTGCTGCTTCTTTGGGCCGGGCTGATCTGGGCGCTTTTTCCGGGGATCGAGACCTATGACTTTTCCTATCAGGTGGGGGATGTTTGGCGGCGCGCCGACGTGGAGGCCCCCTTTGACTTTGCCATATACAAGACAGAGGCCGAGCTTGAGCGTGAGCGGGAGCAGGTTCGCCGTCAGACCCCTCCTGTTTTCCGGGGCCATGCGGGGGCCTCTTCTGAGGCGCGAGGCCGGCTAGATTCGCTATCGCAGCGCTTGGAGGAGGCCTTTGCTGTCTGCCGCGCGATCCGAACACAACCGGAGGATTCCGCCCGCTGTCGCACCTTACGTGAAGCGCTGCCGCTTCGGCCCGCTTCGCAGGCGGACTGGGAGCTCTGGGAAGACTTGTGGGCTGACCCGGGCAAGCGCCGTCGGATCTTGTACGCGGTGCAGGAAGCCCTTGAGGCCGCCTTGGAGCGAGGGGTCGTAGATGTGCCGCGAAGCGCCGTTTCGGCCCCCCAGATAGCCGTGCGTTTTCCGGAGAGCCGCCTAGAGCGGCTTGTTCCCGTGGAGGGTGTTCTGGATCTGGAAGGGGCTTTGCAGGCGGGCTACCAGAGGCTGGATGAGCGCCTGGATGGGCCGTCACTCGGGTTGGGCTTTGCGCTCTATCGGGCCGTGCTGCAGCCCAACTGGCGTTACGATGCGCCCCAGACCCAGGTGGAGCTGCGGGCGCGCCTGGAGCTGATCTCTCCCACGCGGGATAAAGTCGAGCAAGGCCAGATTCTGATCCGACGCGGCGACAAGATCACCCCCGAAGCATACGCGCAGTTGGAGTCGCTGGAACGCGCCTACCGGGAGCGGGCCGGATGGAGCTCTCATCTGCTCCTTCGGATCGGACAGAGCCTGCTTGTCGTGGCTGTGCTCCTCATCTTTTGGCTTTATCTGTACCTGTTTCGCGCTCGCATCTTCCGGGACAACCTTCAGCTGGGGCTCCTGGTCCTGTTGTTTGGCTTTGCGATGACCCTTCACACGCTGGCCTCCTCTATCGCCCCGCAGGCCCGGTGGAGCGTGCCGGTGGCCCTTGTGCCGATCCTGCTTACGGTCGTTTTCGATTCCCGGCTGGGTTTTTTCGGGGCTGTGACGCTAGCTCTCTTGAGCGGCCTGTTCTGGGGCAAGGACTTTGAGCTCGCCCTGGCCGTGCTCTTCGGTTCGGCCTTGGCCGTCTTCAGCGTGCGCGACATCACCCATCGGGGGCAGTTTTTTGCCACCGCGGGGCTTGTGTTCGCGGCCCATGCGGCTGTATGGATCGGCTTTGCCCTGCTGCGCTCTGCGCCTTGGGAGGACTTCGGTCGAATGCTGGCCTATATCGGCGGCAACGCTGTGCTGACGCTCCTAGCCTATCCGCTGTTGTGGATCGTGGAACGGCTTTTTCGCCTTACCACCGATTTGACCCTGCTGGAGCTCTCCGATACGAATCACCCGCTTTTGCGCGAGCTGGCGATACGGGCGCCCGGCACGTTCACCCACACCCTGCAGGTCGCGGCCCTGGCCGAGGCGGCCGCCTCGGCCGTTGGAGCCCACCGGCTTTTGGTGCGCGTAGGGGCCCTGTACCACGATATCGGCAAGATGCGCAACCCCTTGTACTTCGTCGAAAACCAGCAGACCTTCAATCCGCACGAACAGCTCAGCCCAGAGCAGAGCGCGCAAATCGTGATTCAGCACGTATCCGACGGCCTGGAGCTAGCCCGTCGCTACAGGCTTCCAGATCCGGTAATCGCTTTTATCCCGATGCATCACGGCACCACGTTGGTGCGCTATTTCTACGAAAAGGCCCGTGAGGGGCGTCCGCTCGGAGAGGGCCCCCTAGATGAGTCTCGGTTCCGCTATCCCGGTCCTAAGCCGCGTTCGCGTGAAACAGCCATTCTCATGCTCGCCGATGGGGTGGAGGCAGCTGTAAAAGCGCTGCGGCAACCCGATCCGGAGCGCATCGAGCGCGCCATCGAGCGCGTCTTTCAGGAGCGTTTGGCCGACGGGCAGCTGCTCGAAAGCCCCCTTACTTTCCGCGATCTAGAGCGCATCAAGGCGGCTTTCCGGGATCAGCTGCTGGCCTTCTATCATCAGCGCGTTCCGTATCCAGAGCCAGAATCTAACCCCTCCGTGGTCGAAGCGGATACAAAAAGCGATGCGACGGGACGCGGATGA
- a CDS encoding tyrosine-type recombinase/integrase: MDTWISAYVEHLRAVRRYSAHTCTAYGRDLQQFFSFIRERFQETTFAPEVLETRARLWARAWLGALRGAGARPRTIARKGVALRTFFRFLYRQGYIRRQVLEALPTPKVGRTLPVFLDEEAVRRLIESTDTQSPKGRLRRAILELLYSTGVRTSELVGLRLEDWDPYARLLRVRGKGGRMRLVPVGRTAADALKAHLADRGSLRPQDPLLSLSGSPLSRLAVYRYVRRAIRALFPELTRKGAHVLRHSMATHLLDRGADLVAIKELLGHQSLVSTQQYTHTSLEHLKALYRRAHPRAE; encoded by the coding sequence ATGGATACCTGGATCAGCGCTTACGTGGAACATCTGCGCGCGGTCCGGCGCTATTCTGCCCACACCTGCACGGCCTACGGGAGGGATCTGCAGCAATTCTTCAGCTTCATCCGCGAACGCTTCCAGGAGACGACGTTTGCACCCGAGGTCTTGGAGACCCGCGCGCGTCTTTGGGCCCGCGCTTGGCTGGGCGCTCTTCGCGGCGCAGGAGCAAGGCCCCGGACGATAGCCCGAAAGGGGGTGGCGCTGCGCACGTTCTTTCGGTTTCTGTATCGACAGGGTTACATTAGACGCCAGGTCCTGGAGGCTTTGCCCACGCCGAAGGTGGGGCGGACCTTGCCGGTGTTTCTGGACGAAGAGGCCGTGCGCCGCCTGATCGAATCCACGGATACCCAAAGCCCCAAGGGTCGGCTGCGGCGCGCCATATTGGAGCTCCTCTACAGCACCGGCGTGCGTACAAGCGAGCTCGTCGGCCTGCGCTTGGAGGATTGGGATCCCTACGCTCGCCTGCTGCGGGTGCGGGGCAAGGGGGGGCGGATGCGCCTGGTGCCCGTGGGCCGGACGGCGGCCGACGCCCTAAAGGCCCACTTGGCGGATCGCGGCTCGCTTCGACCCCAAGACCCGTTGCTCTCGCTTTCGGGATCTCCTCTGAGTCGTCTTGCGGTGTACCGGTATGTGCGACGGGCCATTCGGGCTTTGTTTCCGGAGTTAACGCGCAAAGGGGCTCACGTGCTGCGGCATTCGATGGCCACGCATCTACTGGACCGCGGCGCTGATCTAGTGGCCATCAAGGAGCTCCTGGGGCATCAGAGCCTGGTGAGCACCCAACAGTACACGCACACGAGCCTAGAGCACTTAAAGGCCCTCTACCGGCGGGCGCACCCCCGTGCGGAGTGA
- the raiA gene encoding ribosome-associated translation inhibitor RaiA: MKVYFTARHFKARPELQRYAEQAVTRLERLYNGIVDCNVVLEDEGAAHRKRSEIWITVYDQILKATSRAPDFELAIDEAVEKLRRQLVRYKERRRRRIGPDRRDLEAGLADSEAGETLG; encoded by the coding sequence ATGAAGGTTTACTTCACCGCCCGGCATTTCAAAGCCCGTCCTGAGCTGCAGCGGTACGCCGAGCAAGCCGTAACCCGTCTGGAGCGGCTCTACAACGGGATTGTGGACTGCAACGTGGTGCTAGAGGATGAAGGGGCGGCTCATCGCAAGCGCAGCGAGATCTGGATCACGGTCTATGATCAGATTTTAAAGGCCACTTCCCGAGCTCCGGATTTCGAGTTAGCCATCGATGAGGCGGTGGAGAAGTTGCGCAGGCAGCTGGTGCGTTACAAAGAGCGCCGTCGGCGCAGGATCGGTCCGGATCGCCGCGATCTCGAAGCGGGATTGGCGGACTCGGAGGCAGGCGAAACCCTCGGGTGA
- a CDS encoding ZIP family metal transporter yields MSTSLPGISLGFVLALAVLLGGWLGDRWARSAERLQGWLPYSAGLLLGLGFLHLIPEAVAAARGWAGVALLLGFGLQLLLDQMTGGLEHAHPYGSLSPLEGMGVLVGVCLHSFIEAWPLALAAAYPQTIGLLFLAILAHKTPMGLMLVHLLRSANWASRRIWTAISLLASMPLLGIAAATLVVQELPPAALGVLLGVSAGIFLYLAVFLLMENLVRGHRLIRTRFMVFLAGIGTAAVTALLTH; encoded by the coding sequence ATGTCAACGTCACTACCGGGCATATCCTTGGGCTTTGTACTCGCCCTGGCTGTCTTGCTAGGTGGCTGGTTGGGCGATCGATGGGCTCGCTCGGCTGAGCGTCTGCAGGGTTGGCTCCCCTACAGCGCCGGGCTTCTGTTGGGCTTAGGCTTCTTGCACCTGATCCCAGAGGCTGTCGCAGCTGCTCGGGGATGGGCGGGGGTCGCGCTGCTGCTGGGTTTTGGGCTGCAGCTGCTTCTTGACCAGATGACCGGAGGACTGGAGCACGCCCATCCATATGGATCCCTTAGCCCCCTCGAGGGAATGGGGGTGCTTGTAGGGGTGTGTCTGCATAGCTTCATCGAGGCCTGGCCCCTGGCGCTGGCCGCCGCCTATCCTCAGACAATCGGATTGCTCTTTCTGGCTATTTTGGCGCACAAAACGCCCATGGGGCTCATGCTCGTACACTTATTGCGCTCCGCAAACTGGGCAAGCCGGCGTATTTGGACTGCCATAAGCTTGCTAGCCTCAATGCCCTTGCTCGGTATTGCGGCGGCCACGCTCGTCGTTCAGGAACTTCCCCCCGCGGCGCTAGGGGTTCTGTTGGGCGTCTCAGCAGGGATTTTCCTCTATCTTGCCGTGTTTCTGCTCATGGAAAACCTCGTGCGCGGCCACCGGCTAATCCGGACTCGTTTTATGGTTTTTCTGGCCGGCATCGGCACGGCCGCGGTGACCGCGCTCCTTACCCACTAA
- the hisI gene encoding phosphoribosyl-AMP cyclohydrolase has translation MALDGLKFDEKGLITVVVQDARTKAVLMVAYMNAETLEQTLQSGRMTYWSRSRNRVWVKGETSGHYQLVRRIWVDCDGDALLFEVEQVGGIACHTGHPTCFYRTWQDGQWRKPEADTGA, from the coding sequence ATGGCGCTCGATGGACTCAAATTCGACGAAAAGGGCCTGATCACAGTCGTGGTTCAGGATGCGCGCACAAAGGCTGTGCTCATGGTCGCTTACATGAACGCCGAGACCTTGGAGCAGACCCTGCAGAGCGGCCGCATGACGTACTGGAGCCGCAGCCGGAACCGGGTCTGGGTTAAGGGCGAAACAAGCGGCCACTATCAGCTGGTGCGCCGGATCTGGGTCGATTGCGACGGCGATGCCCTGCTGTTTGAAGTCGAGCAAGTGGGGGGGATCGCCTGCCATACAGGGCATCCCACATGTTTTTACCGGACTTGGCAAGACGGTCAGTGGCGCAAGCCGGAGGCCGACACAGGAGCGTAG